In one Cronobacter dublinensis subsp. dublinensis LMG 23823 genomic region, the following are encoded:
- a CDS encoding fimbria/pilus outer membrane usher protein, translated as MKNRFRQGHAATRTRGIIAVVSCLLAAPGKAENLPGKPEEKPVDIAEHVEFDNIFLNLENKNAVDLSRFANGATALPGRYRALIYINGQAAMTSDIEVVAQPDKTSRVCLTPELIKTIPFNYEKLPKDFLTPFQQGEHCLDLEKKIPHAEIAFDTSDQRLDISVPQIYLLRNARGSVNPELWDSGIPALMLGYNMSGYSSRANGETLNSFYSSLEGGLNVGAWYLRHNGYYSYMEEGERQYNSISTYLQRDIPAIKGRALVGETNTQGQVFDTLPFKGVQIASDERMLPESQRGYAPDIRGIARTNARVTVRQSGQTIYETTVAPGEFAINDLYPTGYGGNLDVTVYEADGSEQHFQVPYASVAQQLRPGALRYSVVAGEYHQDSLRSKPALYQATYQYGISNRLTSYGGVQVSQGYYALLFGMAFGTPLGSLALDVTQARTHLENGTYVRGQKQADSLSGQSYKLSFSKDISETRSNISLAAYRFATSQYMDFQTAMLARDAVERGDSPDNILRMKNQFVATASQGLMDGWGQFYLSGSLQDYWNKSGTDKQFQVGYNNSYKSLTYGLTVSRTYSKENEGQTNYLLTMSFPLGREWDQHTPHAHVDLTHDSTGHDGQQVGVSGSLGEYNQMSYSVTAMNADQGQGSSGSFNADYRSQVASVSGGYSVGEHYNSVSLGATGTILAHEGGITFTPYTSDTFALVEAKGARGAAVSSYPGVFVDGRGYAAVPYLDPYQFNDITIDPKTAPVNVELDSTSQKVAPYLGAVVKLIYKASTGTPVLIASQYQGDPVPFGAMVFDGQGNQVGSAGQGGLVYARVSDNQGQLTVKWGESVGMQCLISYLLMPQAEGQRQSIQRFDTPCLPPAGVASSSPSLQLSTDRRRQAALTAG; from the coding sequence ATGAAAAACAGGTTTCGCCAGGGACATGCGGCGACGCGTACCCGCGGCATTATCGCTGTGGTTTCTTGTTTGCTGGCGGCGCCGGGAAAGGCGGAAAACCTGCCGGGAAAACCTGAAGAAAAACCGGTCGATATTGCCGAACATGTCGAGTTCGATAATATTTTCCTGAATCTGGAAAATAAAAACGCGGTGGACTTAAGCCGTTTCGCTAATGGCGCGACGGCGCTGCCGGGGCGCTATCGCGCACTGATTTATATTAACGGCCAGGCGGCGATGACCAGCGACATTGAAGTCGTGGCGCAGCCGGATAAAACCAGCCGCGTCTGCCTGACGCCTGAACTTATCAAGACCATCCCGTTTAATTACGAAAAATTGCCGAAGGATTTTCTGACGCCTTTTCAGCAGGGCGAGCATTGCCTTGACCTGGAAAAGAAAATCCCGCATGCGGAAATCGCGTTCGACACTAGCGACCAGCGGCTCGATATTTCGGTACCGCAAATTTATTTGCTGCGCAACGCGCGCGGCAGCGTCAATCCGGAGCTGTGGGATAGTGGCATTCCGGCGCTGATGCTCGGTTATAACATGAGCGGTTATTCAAGCCGCGCCAATGGCGAAACGCTCAACTCCTTTTATTCAAGCCTGGAGGGCGGGCTCAATGTCGGCGCCTGGTATCTTCGCCATAACGGCTACTACAGCTATATGGAAGAGGGCGAGCGGCAATACAACAGCATCAGCACCTATCTGCAGCGCGACATTCCGGCCATAAAAGGCCGCGCGCTGGTCGGAGAGACCAATACCCAGGGCCAGGTGTTCGATACGCTGCCTTTCAAAGGCGTTCAGATCGCAAGCGACGAGCGCATGTTGCCAGAGTCGCAGCGCGGCTACGCGCCGGATATTCGCGGCATCGCCCGCACCAACGCCCGCGTCACGGTGCGCCAGAGCGGCCAGACCATCTATGAAACCACCGTCGCGCCGGGCGAATTCGCGATTAACGATCTCTACCCGACTGGCTACGGCGGCAACCTTGACGTTACGGTGTATGAGGCGGACGGCAGCGAGCAACATTTTCAGGTGCCGTATGCATCGGTCGCGCAACAGTTGCGTCCCGGCGCGCTGCGCTATTCCGTCGTGGCGGGGGAGTATCATCAGGACTCGCTGCGCAGCAAACCGGCGCTCTATCAGGCGACTTACCAGTACGGTATTTCCAACCGCCTGACAAGCTATGGCGGCGTACAGGTAAGCCAGGGCTATTACGCGCTGCTGTTTGGTATGGCGTTCGGCACGCCGCTGGGTTCGCTGGCGCTGGACGTGACCCAGGCGCGCACGCATCTGGAAAACGGCACTTACGTGCGCGGCCAGAAACAGGCCGACAGCCTGAGCGGGCAGAGTTACAAACTGAGCTTCAGCAAAGATATCAGCGAAACGCGCAGCAATATTTCGCTGGCGGCGTATCGCTTCGCGACCAGCCAGTACATGGATTTCCAGACCGCCATGCTGGCGCGCGACGCGGTAGAGCGCGGCGACTCGCCGGATAACATTCTGCGCATGAAAAACCAGTTTGTGGCGACCGCAAGCCAGGGGCTGATGGACGGCTGGGGCCAGTTTTATCTCAGCGGTTCGTTGCAGGATTACTGGAATAAATCAGGCACCGATAAGCAGTTTCAGGTTGGTTACAACAACAGCTATAAGAGCCTGACTTACGGCCTGACGGTCAGCCGTACCTACAGCAAAGAGAATGAAGGGCAGACCAACTATCTGCTGACGATGAGTTTCCCGCTGGGTCGGGAGTGGGATCAGCATACGCCGCACGCGCATGTCGATTTAACGCATGACAGCACCGGACATGACGGGCAGCAGGTCGGCGTTTCCGGCTCGCTTGGCGAGTATAACCAGATGAGCTACAGCGTGACCGCGATGAACGCCGATCAGGGCCAGGGTTCCAGCGGCTCGTTCAACGCCGATTACCGCAGCCAGGTGGCGTCAGTGAGCGGCGGCTACAGCGTGGGCGAACACTATAACAGCGTCTCGCTTGGCGCGACCGGCACGATTCTGGCGCACGAAGGCGGAATTACCTTTACGCCTTACACCTCGGACACCTTCGCGCTGGTTGAGGCCAAAGGCGCGCGCGGCGCGGCGGTGTCATCGTATCCCGGCGTGTTTGTCGATGGCCGTGGCTATGCCGCTGTGCCGTATCTGGACCCGTACCAGTTCAACGACATCACGATCGATCCGAAAACCGCGCCGGTGAATGTCGAGCTGGATAGCACGTCGCAGAAAGTCGCGCCTTATCTGGGTGCGGTCGTGAAGCTTATCTACAAGGCCAGTACCGGCACGCCAGTGTTGATCGCCTCACAGTACCAGGGCGACCCGGTGCCGTTCGGCGCGATGGTGTTTGACGGGCAGGGCAATCAGGTCGGGTCTGCGGGCCAGGGTGGGCTGGTTTACGCGCGCGTCAGCGACAACCAGGGGCAACTGACCGTGAAATGGGGCGAGAGCGTAGGGATGCAGTGTCTTATCAGTTACCTGCTGATGCCGCAGGCGGAAGGCCAGCGTCAGTCTATTCAGCGTTTCGATACGCCGTGTCTGCCGCCCGCGGGCGTGGCGTCATCGTCGCCATCGCTACAGCTTTCCACCGACCGGCGTCGTCAGGCGGCGTTAACGGCGGGCTAA
- a CDS encoding fimbrial protein: MAVRKSVLSLRAVTLLLLSFGGSALASTECSYHPGSHAMNVTLPINGLVSVGSDASNGRTLYRLHYMPSTPVKIDCLSTDSVPYDVSYDYRWINTPHGLSPWNGPPFPNKVWDTNLPGVGVAVWAQGKSDDAIPGTYYIDTIHPQPNQNVNHTMNAEFWLYLIKTGSVQPGSVNGQDLPTLAIDFLASGAAGSPLNTLKINFTGSVNIAALSCTTPDVNVKLGTWSAENDFSGVGSGTEWRDASITLTNCPRAWGIRTNIDANDSGITSMGNPTPNPVWISMKPSTTTIDANNGIFSVTPGSDSASGIGIQIAKGSVSDATHKPMALNTYNDNYWNLSTDDVSTHRIPFVARYVQTEDRMRPGKANGAITFTVLYY, encoded by the coding sequence ATGGCTGTAAGGAAAAGCGTTTTATCTCTGCGGGCCGTAACGCTATTGCTGCTGTCGTTCGGCGGCAGCGCGCTGGCCTCGACGGAGTGTTCTTATCACCCCGGCTCGCACGCGATGAATGTGACGCTACCGATTAACGGGCTTGTCTCGGTCGGTTCTGACGCGAGTAACGGACGCACGCTCTACCGGCTTCACTATATGCCCAGTACACCGGTCAAGATTGACTGTCTTTCGACCGACAGCGTGCCTTATGACGTCTCCTATGACTATCGCTGGATCAACACGCCGCATGGGCTGTCGCCCTGGAACGGACCGCCGTTCCCGAACAAAGTCTGGGATACAAACCTGCCGGGCGTTGGGGTCGCGGTCTGGGCGCAGGGCAAGAGCGACGATGCCATACCGGGCACGTATTACATCGATACGATCCACCCGCAGCCGAACCAGAATGTGAACCACACGATGAATGCGGAGTTCTGGCTCTACCTGATTAAGACCGGCTCTGTTCAGCCGGGCAGTGTGAACGGGCAGGACTTACCGACGCTTGCCATTGACTTTTTGGCCTCAGGCGCCGCAGGCAGCCCGCTCAATACGCTCAAGATTAACTTCACCGGCTCGGTGAATATCGCGGCGCTCTCCTGTACGACGCCTGATGTGAACGTGAAGCTCGGTACCTGGAGCGCGGAGAATGATTTCAGCGGCGTGGGTAGCGGAACGGAGTGGCGGGATGCGTCGATTACGCTGACCAACTGTCCGCGCGCCTGGGGGATCCGTACCAATATTGACGCCAACGACAGCGGCATCACCTCAATGGGCAACCCTACGCCAAACCCGGTGTGGATCAGCATGAAGCCCTCCACAACGACGATTGATGCGAATAACGGCATCTTCTCTGTGACGCCGGGCAGCGACAGCGCCAGCGGTATCGGGATTCAGATAGCCAAAGGCAGCGTATCGGATGCGACGCATAAGCCGATGGCGCTGAACACATATAATGATAACTACTGGAATCTGAGCACGGACGATGTCTCCACGCACCGCATTCCATTCGTGGCGCGCTATGTCCAGACGGAGGACCGTATGCGACCCGGCAAAGCGAATGGCGCGATTACGTTTACCGTGCTCTATTACTGA
- the ppc gene encoding phosphoenolpyruvate carboxylase — protein sequence MNEQYSALRSNVSMLGKLLGDTIKDALGENILDRVETIRKLSKSSRAGNEADRQALLTTLQNLSNDELLPVARAFSQFLNLANTAEQYHSISPKGEAASNPEIIARTLRKLKDQPDINEAAIRQAVEALSLELVLTAHPTEITRRTLIHKMVEVNNCLKQLDHKDIADYERNQIMRRLRQLIAQSWHTDEIRKNRPSPVDEAKWGFAVVENSLWEGVPNYLRELNEQLEAHLDYKLPVDFVPVRFTSWMGGDRDGNPNVTADITRHVLLLSRWKATDLFLKDIQVLISELSMVECSDALREYVGTEGAQEPYRYLLKGLRAQLLATQGWLEARLKGQKLPKPQGLLTQNEQLWEPLYACYESLVSCGLGIIANGELLDTLRRVKAFGVPLVRIDIRQESTRHTEALGELTRYLGIGDYESWSEADKQAFLIRELNSKRPLLPRQWEPSDNTREVLDTCKVIAEAPKGSIAAYVISMAKTPSDVLAVHLLLKEAGIGFALPVAPLFETLDDLNNANDVMTQLLNIDWYRGFIQGKQMVMIGYSDSAKDAGVMAASWAQYQAQDALIKTCEKAGIALTLFHGRGGSIGRGGAPAHAALLSQPPGSLKGGLRVTEQGEMIRFKYGLPEVTISSLSLYTSAILEANLLPPPEPKAAWRHIMDELSDISCTMYRGYVRENKDFVPYFRSATPEQELGKLPLGSRPAKRRPTGGVESLRAIPWIFAWTQNRLMLPAWLGAGAALQKVVEDGKQDELETMCRDWPFFSTRLGMLEMVFAKADLWLADYYDQRLVKQDLWPLGQELRQLLEADIKVVLDIANDSHLMADLPWIAESIQLRNIYTDPLNVLQAELLHRSRQAEEEGKPADACVEQALMVTIAGVAAGMRNTG from the coding sequence ATGAACGAACAATATTCCGCTTTGCGAAGCAATGTCAGTATGCTCGGCAAGTTGCTCGGGGATACCATCAAGGATGCGCTGGGAGAAAACATCCTTGACCGCGTAGAAACAATCCGCAAATTGTCGAAGTCTTCCCGTGCTGGCAATGAAGCAGACCGGCAGGCGCTGTTAACGACACTGCAAAATCTCTCCAATGACGAACTGCTGCCGGTGGCCCGCGCGTTCAGTCAGTTCCTGAATCTGGCCAACACGGCCGAGCAGTACCACAGCATCTCGCCAAAAGGCGAAGCCGCCAGCAACCCGGAAATTATCGCCCGCACCCTGCGTAAGCTCAAAGACCAGCCCGATATCAACGAAGCCGCCATCCGTCAGGCCGTGGAAGCGCTGTCGCTGGAGCTGGTGCTGACCGCGCACCCGACCGAAATCACCCGTCGCACCCTGATCCACAAAATGGTCGAAGTGAATAACTGCTTGAAACAGCTCGACCACAAAGACATCGCCGATTACGAGCGCAACCAGATCATGCGCCGTCTGCGCCAGCTGATTGCGCAGTCCTGGCACACCGACGAAATTCGTAAAAACCGCCCAAGCCCGGTGGATGAAGCCAAATGGGGCTTCGCCGTGGTGGAAAACAGCCTCTGGGAAGGCGTACCAAACTATTTGCGCGAACTGAACGAACAGCTCGAAGCGCATCTCGATTACAAACTGCCGGTGGATTTCGTGCCGGTGCGTTTCACCTCCTGGATGGGCGGCGACCGCGACGGCAACCCGAACGTCACCGCCGATATTACCCGTCACGTTCTGCTGTTGAGCCGCTGGAAAGCCACCGATCTGTTCCTGAAAGATATCCAGGTACTGATTTCTGAGTTGTCGATGGTGGAGTGCAGCGACGCGCTGCGCGAATATGTCGGCACCGAAGGCGCGCAGGAGCCGTACCGCTACCTGCTCAAAGGGCTGCGCGCGCAGCTGCTCGCCACCCAGGGCTGGCTGGAAGCCCGACTGAAGGGCCAGAAGCTGCCGAAACCGCAAGGCCTGCTGACCCAGAACGAACAGCTCTGGGAGCCGCTTTACGCGTGTTATGAATCGCTGGTCTCCTGCGGGCTTGGGATCATCGCCAACGGCGAACTGCTCGACACCCTGCGCCGCGTCAAAGCGTTCGGCGTGCCGCTGGTGCGTATCGATATCCGTCAGGAGAGCACCCGCCACACCGAAGCGCTCGGCGAGCTGACCCGCTATCTCGGCATCGGCGACTACGAAAGCTGGTCGGAAGCCGATAAACAGGCGTTCCTTATTCGCGAGCTGAATTCCAAACGTCCGCTGCTGCCGCGCCAGTGGGAGCCGAGCGACAACACGCGCGAAGTCCTCGACACCTGCAAAGTCATCGCCGAAGCACCGAAAGGCTCGATCGCCGCGTATGTCATCTCCATGGCGAAAACGCCGTCCGACGTGCTGGCCGTCCACCTGCTGCTCAAAGAAGCGGGTATCGGCTTCGCGCTGCCGGTCGCGCCGCTGTTTGAAACGCTCGACGACCTGAATAACGCCAACGACGTCATGACCCAGTTGCTGAACATCGACTGGTATCGCGGTTTCATTCAGGGCAAACAGATGGTGATGATTGGCTATTCCGACTCCGCGAAAGACGCGGGCGTGATGGCCGCCTCCTGGGCGCAATACCAGGCGCAGGACGCACTGATCAAAACTTGCGAGAAAGCAGGTATCGCGCTGACACTGTTCCACGGACGCGGCGGTTCTATTGGCCGCGGCGGCGCGCCAGCCCACGCGGCGCTGCTCTCCCAGCCGCCGGGCAGCCTGAAAGGCGGTCTGCGCGTCACCGAACAGGGCGAGATGATCCGCTTTAAATACGGCCTGCCGGAAGTGACCATCAGCAGCCTGTCGCTCTACACCAGCGCCATTCTCGAAGCGAACCTGCTGCCGCCGCCGGAGCCGAAAGCCGCCTGGCGACATATCATGGATGAGCTCTCCGACATCTCCTGCACCATGTATCGCGGCTACGTGCGCGAAAACAAAGACTTCGTGCCGTATTTCCGTTCGGCCACGCCGGAGCAGGAGCTTGGCAAACTGCCGCTCGGCTCGCGTCCGGCGAAGCGTCGCCCGACCGGTGGCGTGGAATCGCTGCGCGCCATTCCGTGGATTTTCGCCTGGACCCAGAACCGCCTGATGCTGCCCGCCTGGCTTGGCGCCGGCGCCGCGCTGCAAAAAGTGGTTGAGGACGGCAAACAGGACGAGCTGGAAACCATGTGCCGCGACTGGCCGTTCTTCTCCACGCGCCTCGGCATGCTGGAGATGGTTTTCGCCAAAGCGGATCTGTGGCTGGCGGACTATTACGATCAGCGCCTGGTGAAACAGGATCTCTGGCCGCTCGGTCAGGAGCTGCGCCAGTTGCTGGAAGCCGATATCAAAGTTGTACTGGATATCGCCAACGACTCGCATCTGATGGCGGATCTGCCGTGGATTGCCGAGTCCATCCAGCTGCGCAACATCTATACCGACCCGCTGAACGTGCTACAGGCAGAGCTGCTGCACCGCTCGCGTCAGGCCGAAGAAGAAGGCAAACCGGCAGATGCGTGCGTGGAACAAGCGCTGATGGTCACCATCGCAGGCGTCGCGGCGGGTATGCGTAACACCGGCTAA
- the argE gene encoding acetylornithine deacetylase: MKMKLPPFIEIYRTLIATPSISATDSALDQSNATLINLLAGWFGTLGFNVEVQPVPGTRNKFNMLASAGSGAGGLLLAGHTDTVPFDDGRWTRDPFTLTEHDNKLYGLGTADMKGFFAFILDALRDVDVTQLKKPLYILATADEETSMAGARYFAETTALRPDCAIIGEPTSLQPIRAHKGHISSAIRVQGQSGHSSDPERGVNAIELMHDAIGRIMQLRDSLKERYHYDAFTVPYPTLNLGHIHGGDASNRICACCELHMDIRPLPGMTLDDLSGLLNEALEPVSLRWPGRLTVFDLHPPIPGYECPPDHKLVQVVENLLGAQTDVVNYCTEAPFIQTLCPTLVLGPGSINQAHQPDEYLETRFIKPTRELISQVVHHFCWH; this comes from the coding sequence GTGAAAATGAAATTACCGCCTTTTATCGAGATTTACCGCACGCTTATCGCCACGCCTTCCATCAGCGCCACCGACAGCGCGCTCGATCAGAGTAATGCGACTTTAATCAATCTGCTGGCAGGGTGGTTTGGCACTCTCGGGTTCAACGTTGAAGTACAACCGGTGCCGGGCACCCGTAATAAATTCAATATGCTGGCGAGTGCCGGCAGCGGCGCGGGCGGCCTGCTGCTGGCCGGGCATACCGATACCGTGCCTTTCGACGACGGGCGCTGGACGCGCGACCCTTTCACGCTGACCGAGCATGACAACAAGCTGTACGGACTCGGCACCGCCGATATGAAAGGCTTTTTCGCTTTTATTCTCGACGCGCTGCGTGACGTGGATGTGACGCAGCTGAAAAAGCCGCTCTATATCCTCGCGACCGCCGATGAAGAGACCAGCATGGCGGGCGCGCGCTATTTCGCCGAGACCACCGCCCTGCGCCCGGACTGCGCCATCATCGGCGAGCCAACATCCTTACAGCCGATTCGCGCCCACAAAGGCCATATCTCCAGCGCCATCCGCGTGCAGGGGCAATCCGGCCACTCCAGCGACCCGGAGCGCGGCGTCAACGCCATTGAGCTGATGCATGACGCCATCGGGCGCATTATGCAACTGCGCGATTCGCTCAAAGAGCGCTACCACTACGACGCGTTTACGGTGCCCTATCCGACGCTTAATCTCGGCCATATTCACGGCGGCGACGCCTCCAACCGCATCTGCGCCTGCTGCGAACTGCATATGGATATTCGCCCGCTGCCGGGGATGACGCTTGATGACTTAAGCGGCCTGCTGAACGAGGCGCTGGAGCCGGTGAGCCTGCGCTGGCCGGGGCGTTTGACGGTGTTCGATCTGCACCCGCCGATCCCCGGTTACGAATGCCCGCCGGATCATAAACTGGTACAGGTGGTGGAAAATCTGCTCGGCGCGCAAACCGATGTGGTGAACTACTGCACCGAAGCGCCGTTTATTCAGACGCTCTGCCCGACGCTGGTGTTAGGACCAGGCTCGATAAACCAGGCCCACCAGCCGGACGAATATCTCGAAACGCGCTTTATCAAGCCGACCCGCGAACTGATTTCGCAGGTTGTGCATCATTTTTGCTGGCATTAA
- the argC gene encoding N-acetyl-gamma-glutamyl-phosphate reductase: protein MLNTLIVGASGYAGAELATYVNRHPHMNITALTVSAQSNDAGKLISSLHPQLKGVLDLPLQPMSDIREFTDGVDVVFLATAHEVSHDLAPQFLDAGCVVFDLSGAFRVNDAAFYEKFYGFTHQHPHLLEQAVYGLAEWNRDALKDAALVAVPGCYPTAAQLSLKPLIDADLLDLNQWPVINATSGVSGAGRKAALSNSFCEVSLQPYGIFNHRHQPEIANHLGAEVIFTPHLGSFPRGILETITCRLKPGVSTQQVAATFQDAYADKPLVRLYDSGVPALKNVVGLPFCDIGFAVQGEHLIVVATEDNLLKGAAAQAVQCMNIRFGFAETQSLI, encoded by the coding sequence ATGTTGAACACGCTGATTGTTGGCGCCAGTGGTTATGCCGGCGCAGAGCTTGCGACCTACGTGAATCGCCATCCGCATATGAACATAACCGCATTGACGGTCTCAGCGCAAAGCAATGATGCGGGAAAGTTAATCTCCTCTTTGCATCCGCAGCTCAAAGGCGTGCTCGACCTGCCTTTGCAGCCGATGAGCGATATCCGTGAGTTCACCGACGGCGTGGATGTGGTGTTTCTCGCGACCGCCCATGAAGTGAGCCACGATCTCGCGCCGCAGTTTCTCGACGCGGGCTGCGTGGTGTTCGACCTCTCCGGTGCTTTTCGCGTTAACGACGCCGCGTTCTATGAAAAATTCTACGGGTTCACGCATCAGCACCCGCACCTGCTGGAGCAGGCGGTGTATGGCCTGGCCGAGTGGAACCGCGACGCGCTAAAAGATGCCGCGCTGGTGGCGGTACCGGGATGCTACCCGACCGCCGCGCAGCTTTCGCTCAAGCCGCTGATCGATGCGGATTTACTGGATCTGAACCAGTGGCCGGTGATCAACGCCACCAGTGGCGTGAGCGGTGCCGGGCGAAAAGCGGCGCTTTCTAACAGCTTCTGCGAAGTGAGCCTTCAGCCTTACGGCATATTTAATCACCGGCATCAGCCGGAGATAGCCAATCATCTGGGCGCTGAGGTGATTTTCACGCCGCATCTGGGGAGCTTCCCGCGCGGCATTCTGGAAACCATCACCTGCCGCCTGAAACCCGGCGTGAGCACGCAGCAAGTCGCGGCAACGTTCCAGGACGCCTACGCCGACAAACCGCTGGTGCGTCTCTATGACAGCGGCGTGCCTGCGCTGAAAAACGTGGTCGGCCTGCCGTTTTGCGATATCGGCTTCGCTGTGCAGGGCGAACATCTGATTGTGGTTGCCACGGAAGATAACCTGCTGAAAGGCGCCGCCGCGCAGGCGGTGCAATGTATGAATATTCGTTTTGGCTTTGCCGAAACGCAGTCTCTTATTTAA
- the argB gene encoding acetylglutamate kinase: MMNPLIIKLGGVLLDSEEALERLFTALVNYRQEHQRPLVIVHGGGCLVDDLMKQLNLPVKKKNGLRVTPADQIDIITGALAGTANKTLLAWAKKHHIASVGLFLGDGDSVSVTPLDEELGHVGQAQPGSPKLITTLLENGFMPVISSIGVTDDGKLMNVNADQAATALAATLGADLILLSDVSGILDGKGQRIAEMTAAKAEQLIEQGIITDGMIVKVHAALDAARTLGRPVDIASWRHAEQLPALFNGVSIGTRILA, from the coding sequence ATGATGAACCCGTTAATCATTAAGTTAGGCGGCGTGTTGCTTGATAGCGAAGAGGCGCTGGAGCGTCTGTTTACCGCCCTTGTTAACTACCGCCAGGAACATCAACGCCCGCTGGTCATCGTTCACGGCGGCGGCTGCCTGGTGGACGATCTGATGAAGCAGCTCAACCTGCCGGTGAAAAAGAAGAACGGCCTGCGCGTTACGCCTGCTGATCAGATTGACATCATTACCGGGGCGCTGGCGGGCACCGCCAACAAAACGCTGCTCGCCTGGGCGAAGAAACATCACATCGCCTCTGTCGGCCTGTTCCTGGGCGACGGCGACAGCGTCAGCGTGACGCCGCTTGATGAAGAGCTGGGCCACGTCGGCCAGGCGCAGCCGGGCTCGCCGAAGCTGATTACGACGCTGCTGGAAAACGGCTTTATGCCGGTCATCAGCTCTATTGGTGTGACGGACGACGGCAAGCTGATGAATGTGAATGCCGACCAGGCGGCCACGGCGCTCGCGGCGACCCTTGGCGCGGACCTGATCCTGCTCTCCGACGTGAGCGGCATTCTGGACGGCAAAGGCCAGCGCATCGCTGAGATGACTGCCGCCAAAGCCGAGCAGCTTATCGAGCAGGGCATCATCACCGACGGCATGATTGTGAAAGTGCACGCGGCGCTGGACGCCGCCCGCACGCTGGGACGCCCGGTGGATATCGCCTCCTGGCGCCACGCGGAGCAGTTGCCCGCTTTATTTAATGGTGTGTCTATCGGCACGCGCATTTTGGCCTAA
- a CDS encoding argininosuccinate synthase yields the protein MQNHGIKKVVLAYSGGLDTSAIIPWLKENYEGCDVVACVVDIGQDRDDLKGVEQKALRSGASECYVVDAREEFIKDYVYPVLQTGALYEGSYLLGTSMARPLIAKALVDVANKVGADALCHGATGKGNDQVRFESAWAALAPHLKVIAPWREWDLRSREALLDYLKARDIPTTASLEKIYSRDENAWHISTEGGVLESPWNAPNKDCWVWTVDPLDAPDQPEQVTVTVEKGNVVAVNGEHLSPFGCLEVLNKIGAKHGVGRIDIVENRLVGIKSRGCYETPGGTIMMAALRGVEQLVLDRDSFKWREQVGLEMSYVVYDGRWFAPLRQSLQAAAQSLAEQVNGEVVLQLYKGQVTAIQKKSPNSLYNEEFATFGEDEVYDHSHAGGFIRLFSLSSRIRALNELKK from the coding sequence ATGCAAAATCACGGCATCAAAAAAGTTGTTCTCGCTTACTCCGGCGGCCTCGATACCTCGGCCATTATTCCTTGGCTGAAAGAAAACTATGAAGGCTGCGACGTGGTCGCGTGCGTGGTGGATATCGGCCAGGATCGTGACGACCTGAAAGGCGTTGAGCAGAAGGCGCTGCGCTCTGGCGCGTCTGAGTGCTACGTGGTCGATGCGCGTGAAGAGTTCATCAAAGATTACGTTTACCCGGTGCTGCAAACTGGCGCACTGTATGAAGGCAGCTATCTGCTGGGCACCTCGATGGCGCGTCCGCTTATCGCCAAAGCGCTGGTCGATGTGGCTAATAAAGTGGGCGCCGACGCGCTGTGCCACGGCGCGACCGGCAAAGGCAACGACCAGGTGCGTTTCGAATCCGCCTGGGCGGCGCTGGCCCCGCATCTGAAAGTCATTGCGCCATGGCGTGAGTGGGACCTGCGTTCCCGTGAAGCGCTGCTGGATTACCTGAAAGCGCGCGATATCCCGACCACCGCCTCACTTGAGAAGATTTACAGCCGCGACGAGAACGCGTGGCACATCTCCACCGAAGGCGGCGTGCTGGAAAGCCCGTGGAATGCCCCGAACAAAGATTGCTGGGTGTGGACCGTCGACCCGCTGGACGCGCCGGATCAGCCGGAGCAGGTGACCGTGACCGTAGAGAAAGGCAATGTGGTTGCTGTGAACGGCGAGCATCTCTCTCCGTTCGGCTGCCTGGAAGTGCTGAACAAGATTGGCGCGAAACATGGCGTGGGCCGTATCGATATCGTGGAAAACCGTCTGGTGGGCATTAAGTCCCGCGGCTGCTACGAAACCCCTGGTGGCACCATCATGATGGCGGCGCTGCGTGGCGTAGAGCAGCTGGTGCTGGATCGCGACAGTTTCAAATGGCGCGAGCAGGTCGGCCTTGAGATGTCTTACGTGGTGTACGACGGCCGCTGGTTTGCGCCGCTGCGCCAGTCTCTGCAGGCGGCAGCGCAGTCGCTCGCTGAACAGGTGAATGGCGAAGTGGTGTTGCAGCTCTATAAAGGTCAGGTGACCGCGATCCAGAAGAAATCGCCGAACAGCCTGTATAACGAAGAGTTCGCAACCTTCGGAGAAGACGAAGTGTATGACCACAGCCACGCGGGCGGCTTTATCCGTCTGTTCTCGCTCTCTTCACGTATTCGTGCGCTGAACGAGCTGAAGAAGTAA